The following are encoded together in the Candidatus Abawacabacteria bacterium genome:
- the pilM gene encoding pilus assembly protein PilM, whose translation MSFLTSIKTFISQKTTKKAISFPARKARGNYALALDIGTESVKCLVFSTRQDLQNKARILGVAHIQQEHGDMNGGAIVNTDKVAEKCNQAVEEAMIMANIEPEQMIVGIGGELVKGATTTIEYERPRPQEVINLNELKEIVHRVQWKAFDRVRKQLAADTGYPEIDVKLINAAITEVTVDGFQVANPLGFQGKYITISIFNAFAPLIHFSALKNIADQLDFDLLAITAEPYSIAKALNESHNNTWDGIIIDIGGGTTDIAVIRNGVLEGTQMFAMGGQGVTKRIEQLLNISFQEAEQIKLTLKDKPLPREQLTLLQQHLLYDAKIWRDGLILTLQEFSEEHHLPRNIYLCGGGSQLSQISLVLEEETWFKSLPFLEKPSIMQVGCNDIKSFVDETGKLKEYHDVTVLSLAHLALELAGEERLVDRILRKTLKMMRN comes from the coding sequence ATGAGTTTCCTGACCAGCATCAAAACATTCATCAGCCAAAAAACAACCAAAAAGGCTATCTCTTTTCCCGCACGCAAAGCTCGTGGTAATTACGCCTTAGCCTTAGATATTGGCACTGAATCGGTCAAATGTTTAGTCTTTAGCACTAGACAAGATTTGCAGAATAAAGCTCGTATCCTTGGAGTGGCTCATATCCAGCAAGAGCACGGGGACATGAATGGTGGTGCTATTGTAAACACGGATAAAGTTGCTGAGAAATGTAATCAAGCTGTGGAAGAAGCCATGATCATGGCCAATATCGAACCTGAGCAAATGATAGTTGGTATTGGCGGTGAGCTAGTAAAAGGGGCCACTACCACTATTGAGTATGAAAGACCGCGGCCTCAAGAAGTCATTAACTTGAATGAATTAAAAGAGATTGTTCATCGAGTACAGTGGAAGGCATTCGACCGCGTTCGCAAGCAATTAGCAGCCGACACCGGCTATCCAGAGATCGATGTCAAACTGATCAATGCTGCCATTACCGAAGTCACTGTCGATGGCTTTCAAGTGGCCAATCCTTTGGGGTTTCAAGGGAAATATATCACCATTAGTATTTTCAATGCTTTCGCTCCTTTAATTCATTTTAGTGCTTTAAAAAATATTGCTGATCAATTAGATTTTGATTTATTAGCAATCACGGCCGAGCCCTATAGTATTGCTAAGGCCTTGAATGAAAGTCACAACAACACCTGGGATGGCATTATTATTGATATTGGTGGCGGTACCACAGACATTGCAGTCATTCGTAATGGTGTGCTCGAAGGGACACAGATGTTTGCTATGGGCGGCCAAGGGGTAACAAAAAGAATTGAACAATTACTAAATATTTCTTTCCAGGAAGCAGAACAAATTAAATTAACACTCAAAGATAAACCATTACCAAGGGAACAATTAACCCTTCTCCAGCAACATTTATTATATGACGCCAAAATCTGGCGCGATGGCCTAATTCTTACCCTCCAAGAATTCAGTGAAGAACACCATCTCCCTAGAAATATTTATCTCTGTGGAGGAGGCAGCCAATTATCTCAGATTAGCCTAGTGTTAGAAGAAGAAACATGGTTTAAAAGTCTTCCTTTCCTAGAAAAACCATCTATTATGCAGGTGGGATGCAATGACATTAAGTCATTTGTCGATGAAACAGGAAAACTCAAAGAATATCATGATGTGACTGTGCTTAGCCTAGCCCATTTAGCTCTCGAACTTGCCGGTGAAGAAAGATTAGTAGACAGAATATTACGCAAAACATTAAAAATGATGAGAAATTAA
- the ruvX gene encoding Holliday junction resolvase RuvX, with the protein MRLLALDYGLRTIGVAITDPGGTFAFARESLANDSSIYTLLPRMLQQESIEKIIIGRSTSIFVQEKAEQFAKTLKTAVHIPIEFIDEMFTTKLALEIPLAIGMKKKDRQNFDDNSAAAAFILENYLNQS; encoded by the coding sequence ATGAGACTCTTAGCCCTAGATTACGGCCTCAGAACAATAGGTGTCGCCATCACTGACCCCGGTGGTACCTTTGCTTTTGCTCGAGAGAGCTTGGCTAATGATAGTAGTATCTATACTTTACTGCCCCGTATGTTGCAGCAAGAAAGTATTGAAAAAATCATTATTGGCCGTTCAACCAGTATTTTCGTCCAAGAAAAAGCGGAGCAATTTGCCAAAACATTAAAAACTGCAGTACATATACCAATAGAATTCATTGATGAAATGTTCACTACCAAGCTAGCCCTAGAAATACCCCTGGCCATTGGTATGAAAAAAAAAGACCGCCAGAATTTTGACGACAATAGTGCCGCCGCTGCTTTTATTTTAGAAAACTACCTAAATCAGAGCTAA